The Setaria italica strain Yugu1 chromosome IX, Setaria_italica_v2.0, whole genome shotgun sequence genome has a window encoding:
- the LOC101765018 gene encoding tyrosine decarboxylase 1 isoform X2: MWKVQLIGPSVHQSLVSAPPHHAYMAPPSHCYISNGAPQNGVVVPVETGTLPPQDSHLLDPDEFRRQGHQVIDFIADYYARMGEYPVHPSVNPGFLRRELPADAPSRPERDAFDAALRDVRDLILPGLTHWQSPRHFAHFPASSSTVGALGEALTAGINVVPFTWAASPAATELEMVVVDWLGKALHLPESLMFCGGGGGTLLGTTCEAILCALVAARDRKLADIGSRRIGDLVVYCSDQTHFAFRKAAHIAGIHRDNCREIATCRDDMFALSPAELHAAMQADVDAGLAPLFLCATVGTTQTTAVDPIRELSAVAAAHGAWVHVDAAYAGSALVCPEFRHVIDGVEAVDSFSTNAHKWLLANNDCCALWVMRPSLLAAALRTEQEYILKDAAAEGHDVVDYKDWSVTLTRRFRALKVWLVLRCYGVEGLRAHVRAHMSMAASFESMVRADARFEVTATRQFALVCFRLRSPEKLGGEETANELNRRLLEEVNATGSGPYMSSAMVGGIYMLRCAVGSTLTEERHVREAWKVLQDQAASLLRKMEIDNGNSSRMEITTASTMVKPIYVLHRAPARRREGCICNYCQFLNI, translated from the exons ATGTGGAAGGTGCAGCTAATTGGACCGTCAGTTCATCAATCACTTGTCTCTGCACCTCCCCACCACGCATATATGGCGCCGCCTTCGCACTGCTACATCAGCAATGGCGCCCCACAGAACGGCGTTGTCGTCCCTGTGGAAACGGGAACTCTGCCGCCGCAGGACTCCCACCTGctcgaccccgacgagttcCGGCGGCAGGGCCACCAGGTCATCGACTTCATCGCCGACTACTACGCCCGCATGGGCGAGTACCCCGTGCACCCCAGCGTCAACCCCGGCTTCCTACGACGCGAGCTCCCCGCGGACGCGCCGTCGCGTCCGGAGCGCGACGCGTTCGACGCGGCGCTGCGGGACGTCCGCGACCTCATCCTGCCCGGCCTGACGCACTGGCAGAGCCCTCGCCACTTCGCGCACTTCCCGGCGTCCAGCAGCACCGTCGGTGCCCTCGGCGAGGCCCTCACGGCCGGCATCAACGTCGTTCCCTTCACGtgggccgcctcgccggccgccacggAGCTCGAGATGGTCGTCGTCGACTGGCTCGGCAAGGCGCTCCACCTGCCCGAGAGCCTGATgttctgcggcggcggcggaggaacgCTTCTAGGCACCACGTGCGAGGCCATCCTCTGCGCCCTCGTCGCCGCGAGGGACCGGAAGCTCGCGGACATTGGGAGCAGGAGGATCGGAGACCTCGTCGTCTACTGCTCCGACCAGACCCACTTTGCCTTCCGCAAGGCTGCCCACATCGCTGGCATCCACCGTGACAACTGCCGCGAGATCGCGACGTGTCGCGATGACATGTTCGCGCTCTCGCCAGCCGAGCTGCATGCCGCCATGCAAGCCGACGTGGACGCCGGGCTGGCCCCGCTCTTCCTGTGCGCGACGGTGGGGACCACCCAGACCACCGCCGTGGACCCCATCCGCGAGCTCagcgccgtcgcggcggcgcacggcgcctGGGTCCACGTGGACGCGGCGTACGCCGGTTCGGCGCTCGTCTGCCCGGAGTTCCGCCACGTGATCGACGGTGTCGAGGCCGTGGACTCGTTCAGCACGAACGCCCACAAGTGGCTCCTGGCCAACAACGACTGCTGCGCGCTGTGGGTGATGAGGCCGTCGCTgctcgcggcggcgctccgcACGGAGCAGGAGTACATCCtcaaggacgcggcggcggaggggcacgACGTCGTGGACTACAAGGACTGGTCCGTGACGCTGACCCGCCGGTTCCGGGCGCTCAAGGTTTGGCTAGTGCTCCGCTGCTACGGCGTCGAGGGTCTACGTGCCCACGTCCGCGCACACATGAGCATGGCCGCTTCGTTCGAGAGCATGGTCAGGGCTGACGCGCGGTTTGAGGTGACGGCGACGAGGCAGTTCGCGCTGGTGTGCTTCCGGCTCCGGTCGCCGGAGAAGCTGGGCGGCGAGGAGACCGCCAACGAGCTCAACCGGAGGCTCCTGGAGGAGGTGAACGCGACCGGCTCCGGGCCGTACATGAGCTCCGCCATGGTGGGTGGCATCTACATGCTCAGGTGCGCCGTCGGGAGCACGCTTACGGAGGAGCGGCACGTCCGTGAAGCGTGGAAGGTCTTGCAGGATCAAGCTGCTTCCCTCCTCCGTAAAATGGAGATTGATAACG GAAATAGCAGTAGAATGGAGATCACGACAGCTAGCACGATGGTGAAGCCCATCTACGTACTCCACCGGGCACCCGCTCGCCGGCGAGAAGGATGCATATGCAACTACTGTcagttcttaaatatatga
- the LOC101765018 gene encoding tyrosine decarboxylase 1 isoform X1 has protein sequence MWKVQLIGPSVHQSLVSAPPHHAYMAPPSHCYISNGAPQNGVVVPVETGTLPPQDSHLLDPDEFRRQGHQVIDFIADYYARMGEYPVHPSVNPGFLRRELPADAPSRPERDAFDAALRDVRDLILPGLTHWQSPRHFAHFPASSSTVGALGEALTAGINVVPFTWAASPAATELEMVVVDWLGKALHLPESLMFCGGGGGTLLGTTCEAILCALVAARDRKLADIGSRRIGDLVVYCSDQTHFAFRKAAHIAGIHRDNCREIATCRDDMFALSPAELHAAMQADVDAGLAPLFLCATVGTTQTTAVDPIRELSAVAAAHGAWVHVDAAYAGSALVCPEFRHVIDGVEAVDSFSTNAHKWLLANNDCCALWVMRPSLLAAALRTEQEYILKDAAAEGHDVVDYKDWSVTLTRRFRALKVWLVLRCYGVEGLRAHVRAHMSMAASFESMVRADARFEVTATRQFALVCFRLRSPEKLGGEETANELNRRLLEEVNATGSGPYMSSAMVGGIYMLRCAVGSTLTEERHVREAWKVLQDQAASLLRKMEIDNGNSSRMEITTASTMVKPIYVLHRAPARRREGCICNYCATSACHSLKAWCGTRAPTPRRAAVPLQPYHWATCPSANTFMLIQTKIN, from the exons ATGTGGAAGGTGCAGCTAATTGGACCGTCAGTTCATCAATCACTTGTCTCTGCACCTCCCCACCACGCATATATGGCGCCGCCTTCGCACTGCTACATCAGCAATGGCGCCCCACAGAACGGCGTTGTCGTCCCTGTGGAAACGGGAACTCTGCCGCCGCAGGACTCCCACCTGctcgaccccgacgagttcCGGCGGCAGGGCCACCAGGTCATCGACTTCATCGCCGACTACTACGCCCGCATGGGCGAGTACCCCGTGCACCCCAGCGTCAACCCCGGCTTCCTACGACGCGAGCTCCCCGCGGACGCGCCGTCGCGTCCGGAGCGCGACGCGTTCGACGCGGCGCTGCGGGACGTCCGCGACCTCATCCTGCCCGGCCTGACGCACTGGCAGAGCCCTCGCCACTTCGCGCACTTCCCGGCGTCCAGCAGCACCGTCGGTGCCCTCGGCGAGGCCCTCACGGCCGGCATCAACGTCGTTCCCTTCACGtgggccgcctcgccggccgccacggAGCTCGAGATGGTCGTCGTCGACTGGCTCGGCAAGGCGCTCCACCTGCCCGAGAGCCTGATgttctgcggcggcggcggaggaacgCTTCTAGGCACCACGTGCGAGGCCATCCTCTGCGCCCTCGTCGCCGCGAGGGACCGGAAGCTCGCGGACATTGGGAGCAGGAGGATCGGAGACCTCGTCGTCTACTGCTCCGACCAGACCCACTTTGCCTTCCGCAAGGCTGCCCACATCGCTGGCATCCACCGTGACAACTGCCGCGAGATCGCGACGTGTCGCGATGACATGTTCGCGCTCTCGCCAGCCGAGCTGCATGCCGCCATGCAAGCCGACGTGGACGCCGGGCTGGCCCCGCTCTTCCTGTGCGCGACGGTGGGGACCACCCAGACCACCGCCGTGGACCCCATCCGCGAGCTCagcgccgtcgcggcggcgcacggcgcctGGGTCCACGTGGACGCGGCGTACGCCGGTTCGGCGCTCGTCTGCCCGGAGTTCCGCCACGTGATCGACGGTGTCGAGGCCGTGGACTCGTTCAGCACGAACGCCCACAAGTGGCTCCTGGCCAACAACGACTGCTGCGCGCTGTGGGTGATGAGGCCGTCGCTgctcgcggcggcgctccgcACGGAGCAGGAGTACATCCtcaaggacgcggcggcggaggggcacgACGTCGTGGACTACAAGGACTGGTCCGTGACGCTGACCCGCCGGTTCCGGGCGCTCAAGGTTTGGCTAGTGCTCCGCTGCTACGGCGTCGAGGGTCTACGTGCCCACGTCCGCGCACACATGAGCATGGCCGCTTCGTTCGAGAGCATGGTCAGGGCTGACGCGCGGTTTGAGGTGACGGCGACGAGGCAGTTCGCGCTGGTGTGCTTCCGGCTCCGGTCGCCGGAGAAGCTGGGCGGCGAGGAGACCGCCAACGAGCTCAACCGGAGGCTCCTGGAGGAGGTGAACGCGACCGGCTCCGGGCCGTACATGAGCTCCGCCATGGTGGGTGGCATCTACATGCTCAGGTGCGCCGTCGGGAGCACGCTTACGGAGGAGCGGCACGTCCGTGAAGCGTGGAAGGTCTTGCAGGATCAAGCTGCTTCCCTCCTCCGTAAAATGGAGATTGATAACG GAAATAGCAGTAGAATGGAGATCACGACAGCTAGCACGATGGTGAAGCCCATCTACGTACTCCACCGGGCACCCGCTCGCCGGCGAGAAGGATGCATATGCAACTACT GCGCCACCTCGGCATGCCATTCCTTGAAAGCTTGGTGCGGGACGAGGGCTCCAACACCCCGCCGGGCAGCTGTTCCCTTGCAGCCTTACCACTGGGCTACATGCCCATCCGCTAACACTTTTATGCTTATTCAAACTAAAATAAATTGA